The Candidatus Hydrogenedentota bacterium genome includes a window with the following:
- a CDS encoding peptidyl-prolyl cis-trans isomerase, giving the protein MTQQFDDASQEPRDYAKFVWGGVAVLIAAMILFMITRGQSTPRRSEVTTKHILIGYDGGDPADKARALALIKEIREKIVNGDASFAEMALRYSNDPLSARRGGHLGTHGKGEMSEQYENYSWNGPIGELSEILQSGHGYHIMVVEDRYISPSDAYEEDLERRIRTNEGAAPTGE; this is encoded by the coding sequence ATGACCCAGCAGTTCGACGACGCATCCCAGGAGCCCCGGGACTATGCCAAGTTTGTTTGGGGCGGGGTGGCGGTCCTGATCGCGGCCATGATCTTGTTTATGATCACGCGCGGCCAGAGTACGCCCCGGCGATCGGAAGTCACGACCAAACACATCCTCATAGGCTACGATGGGGGCGATCCGGCGGACAAGGCGCGCGCACTTGCGCTTATCAAGGAGATTCGGGAGAAGATCGTGAACGGCGACGCGAGTTTCGCGGAGATGGCGCTGCGTTATTCCAATGATCCCCTGAGCGCGCGGCGCGGCGGCCACCTGGGCACGCACGGCAAGGGCGAGATGTCGGAACAATATGAAAACTACTCCTGGAACGGGCCGATCGGCGAATTGAGCGAAATCCTGCAATCCGGCCATGGCTACCACATCATGGTCGTGGAGGATCGCTATATCTCCCCGTCGGACGCCTATGAAGAGGATTTGGAGCGCCGGATCAGGACGAACGAGGGCGCGGCGCCAACGGGTGAATAA
- a CDS encoding type II secretion system F family protein: MGLMTAEISARHLAPLCRQMATSYDAGIPVIRTLDLMADNAKDARSKRVLRAMAEDARGGATLGEAARRQQRYLPRFFIELLHSGELGGRLDVMLRDMADYYEDRVEMQRKIVGAMVYPALQLTAAWFLGTFALGLIGKLNFDAREPFNLGAYFEQYVAFQGLSMGALALVCAAIIVLSRLGVIRWSWSLILHYLWPLNTVNKKFSLARFFRSFSLLLGSGMNIKSCITNAAAISGDPRIERDLLKAVPRVAEGATLVEAFAPCRSLTPVAREMLLVGEHSGNLEQSLRKVSEYHLEEGRHAVAVASKILGVLIVLAVGATVGFIIISFYSKYFSLLNSI; this comes from the coding sequence ATGGGCTTAATGACCGCGGAAATATCTGCCCGGCATCTGGCGCCGCTGTGCCGGCAGATGGCGACGAGCTATGATGCCGGGATCCCCGTGATCCGCACGCTTGACCTGATGGCGGACAACGCGAAGGATGCGCGTTCGAAGCGGGTGCTTCGAGCGATGGCGGAGGATGCGCGGGGCGGGGCGACCCTCGGGGAGGCCGCCCGGCGCCAGCAGAGGTACCTTCCGCGATTCTTCATCGAGCTGCTGCATTCCGGCGAACTCGGCGGGCGGCTGGACGTGATGCTGCGCGACATGGCGGACTATTACGAGGACCGCGTGGAGATGCAGCGGAAGATCGTTGGCGCGATGGTGTATCCGGCGCTGCAATTGACCGCCGCGTGGTTCCTGGGCACCTTTGCGCTGGGCCTGATTGGCAAGCTGAATTTCGACGCGCGCGAACCGTTCAACCTGGGCGCGTATTTTGAGCAATACGTGGCGTTTCAGGGCCTTTCGATGGGCGCGCTGGCGCTGGTCTGCGCCGCGATAATCGTGCTGTCGCGCCTGGGCGTCATCCGGTGGAGCTGGAGCCTGATCCTGCATTATCTGTGGCCGCTGAACACGGTGAACAAGAAGTTCAGCCTGGCGCGCTTTTTCCGGAGCTTTTCCCTGCTGCTGGGCAGCGGGATGAACATCAAATCGTGCATTACAAACGCGGCGGCGATTTCGGGCGACCCGCGAATCGAGCGGGATCTGTTGAAGGCCGTGCCGCGCGTGGCGGAGGGCGCGACGCTTGTGGAGGCCTTTGCGCCGTGCCGGAGCCTGACGCCGGTGGCGCGCGAGATGCTGCTGGTGGGGGAGCATTCGGGGAACCTGGAGCAGTCGCTTCGCAAGGTTTCGGAGTACCACCTGGAAGAAGGCCGTCACGCGGTGGCGGTGGCGAGCAAGATCCTGGGGGTGCTTATTGTGCTGGCCGTGGGCGCCACGGTGGGCTTCATCATCATTTCGTTTTATTCGAAGTACTTCAGCCTGTTGAATTCCATCTAG